DNA from Acidobacteriota bacterium:
TCGTCGGGATGCCGGTCGGGCTGACCGGATGACGGCCCCCCTTGGCCTTGCCTTCACCGCCGCCGTGGGGGTGATCGACGGGGTTCATGGCCGTGCCCCGAACATGGGGCCGGATGCCCTTCCAACGGTTCCGGCCCGCCTTGCCGATCGAAATGTTCTGGTGATCGATATTTCCGATCTGCCCGACCGTCGCCCGGCATTCCAGATGGATTTTCCGGATTTCGGAAGAGGGCATGCGGATCTGGGCATAGGACCCTTCCTTGGCCAGAATCTGAGCCCCCGTTCCGGCGGCTTTGGCCACCTGGCCGCCTTTCCCCTTGCGAAGCTCGATGTTGTGGATGACGGTCCCCAGCGGGATATGGCGCAGAGGCATGGCGTTTCCGGGAAGAACATCCACCTGAGTATCGGACGATAGGATGACCTGTCCGGGTTTGACGGTCTGGGGGGCGATAATATAGCGCCTTTCCCCGTCGGCATACTTGATCAGGGCGATAAAGGCCGAGCGGTTGGGATCGTATTCGATGGTTTCCACGGTTCCCGGGACATCGATCTTGTTGCGCTTGAAATCGATGATTCGGTAGACGCGCTTGTGCCCGCCGCCCTTGCGCCGGACCGCAACCCGTCCCCTGTTATCGCGCCCTCCGGACTTCTTCAGAGGCTCCAGAAGAGGCTTGTGAGGCTCCCGGGTGGTCAATTCTTCATAGGTGTTTCCGGTCCGGTGGCGCAGGCCCGCGGTGATCGGTCTGTATTTCTTGATGCCCATGTCTATACCGCCTCTAAGAACTCAATCATTTTTTCGCCGTCTTTGATCCGGACATAGGCAAGCTTCCAGTCCTTGGTCCGCCCGGTGTTGCGGCCCACCCTTTTCACTTTTCCTGTTCGGCTCTGAGTCCGGACCTTGTCGACTTTTGTCTTGAACACATGCTCGACGGCCTTGCGGATTTCGATTTTATTGGCGTCCCGGGGAACCTCGAAACAAAGCTCCCGGTTTTCATCCTTGCGGCGCGTGCTCTTCTCCGTAATGACGGGCCTGACGATGATCTGATGGAAATCCTTCTTCACGACCATTTCTCCCGAAGGAACTCGAACGCCCTCTGGCTGAAAACGAGCCCTGTATGATTGAGAACATCGTAGATATTGATCCGGCCGGGATCGACGGCCTTGACGCCGGGCACATTCCGGACGGCAAGGAACAGGTTGGTGTTGTCCTGGTTGTCGACCAGGAGGG
Protein-coding regions in this window:
- the rplB gene encoding 50S ribosomal protein L2; this translates as MGIKKYRPITAGLRHRTGNTYEELTTREPHKPLLEPLKKSGGRDNRGRVAVRRKGGGHKRVYRIIDFKRNKIDVPGTVETIEYDPNRSAFIALIKYADGERRYIIAPQTVKPGQVILSSDTQVDVLPGNAMPLRHIPLGTVIHNIELRKGKGGQVAKAAGTGAQILAKEGSYAQIRMPSSEIRKIHLECRATVGQIGNIDHQNISIGKAGRNRWKGIRPHVRGTAMNPVDHPHGGGEGKAKGGRHPVSPTGIPTKGFKTRKNKRTRAFIIKRRSK
- the rplW gene encoding 50S ribosomal protein L23; translated protein: MKKDFHQIIVRPVITEKSTRRKDENRELCFEVPRDANKIEIRKAVEHVFKTKVDKVRTQSRTGKVKRVGRNTGRTKDWKLAYVRIKDGEKMIEFLEAV